TGTTCAGGGTTCTCCTGGTGAAGATCTATGACCACTAAAACTTTCAAGTCACCCTTCTGGGATATGGTCTTTACAGTTCCAGTCTTCTCTAATTCCATTTCAACCAACCCGGAGCCGAATAATCTATATCTGTGAAACGCTAGAATAAAAACCAATTGCATATATCTAAATAATCCTAATACCAAGGGTGCTTCGTTGGATCTTGAGAGAACGACACTACAGACTTGAGAGGCTTACATTCAAGAGTAAGAGACAGAAACTACTCGGCGTCATTTGGTATCCCGCGGATGCTGAGAGGCCCCCGGCAGTCCTGATATTGCATGGATTTCCAGGGATAGAGAAGAACTACGACCTCGCATATTCTCTTTGTCAGATGAAGATTGCTAGCATGATATTTCATTATAGAGGATGTTGGGGGAGCGGAGGAAGATATAGTTTCCTAGGTTGCTTCGAAGATGCGATGATTGCTATGGAAGAACTGATCAGTCGTAAAGATATACTTGGGGACAATGTCGCAGTCGTAGGCCATAGTTTCGGTGGGATGGTGGCAATCTACCTATCAGCCCACATTAAAGGGGTCAAGGCCACAGTTGCCATGTCTCCACTGGCAAACATAAGAGAGAATGTGTCTATTCAAAGGAGGAAGATGATATTGAGAGGAGGCGTTCCTTTCGTTAAAGCTCTCTCCTTGGGACGTGCAATGACCGAGTTTGAGACAATAGAAAAAACTCGCGATCCCATAACATATGTTGATAAGCTCTCACCGTCGCCGTTGCTTCTGATTCATGGAAGCGACGACGAAATAGTCCCTGTGAAATGTTCTGTTGACCTTTATAAGGATGCTCTGGAACCTAAGTATTTGTTGATAGTGAGAGGTACCGACCACATATTTTCTGGAAGGAGAAGATACGTTGTCAATAGAGTAGCGAATTGGATCCAATCAAAGATCTCATAAAAGCGAATCTCATTCAAAAACAAAAAATAAGGGGAGAGACTCAGTATTTTGTGGGAGTCTTCGAGATACCGAGCATCTCCCTAGCTTCTGTAGGTGTTGCTATAGGTCTATTAAGCTCCTTCGCTATCCTGACAGCCCTCTCTACAAGTTCAGCGTTACTCTTCGCCTTAACCCCTCGAGCATAGTAGATATTGTCTTCCATTCCTACTCTGACATGCATTCCAAGTATCATAGCGAATGTTGTCAGAGGAACTTGATGAACTCCTATTCCTATAATGTTGAACATGGTGTTCGGGGGCGCATAGGCTGTCTGATTTAGTAGATGCCAGGGTGTTGGTGGTGTAGCGCTTGGCATTCCTAGAACTAGGCAGACCCAGTACGGCGGTTTTACTAGTTGTTTCTCTATGAGATTGTCGATCAAGTACCAGTTACCGTCTCCAAACGTCTCCATCTCAGGCTTGACATTATGTTCTAGCATTTCCTTAGCGAATCTTTCTGTGTCACTGTACGTATTTTTAAAGACAGACTCCACGTGCATGTCTTGATCCCTGCCTGTGAGGGGGGGCTTCCTGGCCTTGTAGAGCCCCCTCATACATAATGTGCCCATGTTCAGGCTACACA
Above is a window of Candidatus Bathyarchaeota archaeon DNA encoding:
- a CDS encoding alpha/beta fold hydrolase; this translates as MRERHYRLERLTFKSKRQKLLGVIWYPADAERPPAVLILHGFPGIEKNYDLAYSLCQMKIASMIFHYRGCWGSGGRYSFLGCFEDAMIAMEELISRKDILGDNVAVVGHSFGGMVAIYLSAHIKGVKATVAMSPLANIRENVSIQRRKMILRGGVPFVKALSLGRAMTEFETIEKTRDPITYVDKLSPSPLLLIHGSDDEIVPVKCSVDLYKDALEPKYLLIVRGTDHIFSGRRRYVVNRVANWIQSKIS
- a CDS encoding 3-keto-5-aminohexanoate cleavage protein — translated: MPPLIITCAITGGWQGKEANPNIPETPEEQAKATFEAYEAGASIVHVHVRDPKKGYAEPIGSKEIFYDVNKRIRELCPDIIIANTTGVGPLTPIEERLQAVYANPEMCSLNMGTLCMRGLYKARKPPLTGRDQDMHVESVFKNTYSDTERFAKEMLEHNVKPEMETFGDGNWYLIDNLIEKQLVKPPYWVCLVLGMPSATPPTPWHLLNQTAYAPPNTMFNIIGIGVHQVPLTTFAMILGMHVRVGMEDNIYYARGVKAKSNAELVERAVRIAKELNRPIATPTEAREMLGISKTPTKY